TCCACTCCCTGCCGTCGAGCGCGACGCTGAACTCCTCGCGCCCCGCGGCGAGCGCGGCGGCGTTCGCGAGCGTCCAGGGCAGGAAGAGCGCGCCGACGCTGCGCTGCAGCAGCGGAAGAAGCGTGGGCTCGAGCGCCGACCACGGCTCGAACTCGCCTTCCGCGCGCGGCCAGAGCATGCGGTGCACCCAGTCGAGCACGTTTCGTGCTCGGCCCTCGACCAGCGCTCCCACGGTCGGATCGGTCCAGGCCTCGTAGAGCTGCGCGAAGAGACCCAGGTCGGCGAAGGCGGGCCGCGCGCCGAACAGGTACGGCCGCGTGGCCAGGTGCGCGTCGAGGATCCCGAGCGCCTCGCGAAGCGAGCTCTCGATCTGCGGCGCGGTCTTCTCGTTCGAGCCGACGAAGAAGACCCGGTTCACCATCCGCTCGCGGATCTGCGCGCTCATCGCCGCGTGCTGCTCGTCGCTCGCGGCCGGCATCATGCCGCGCGCGATCCGCCCGGCGCTGGCGATCTGGTCCACG
This is a stretch of genomic DNA from Deltaproteobacteria bacterium. It encodes these proteins:
- a CDS encoding glutathione S-transferase family protein, whose amino-acid sequence is MTHPYRIFGIEMSPYSVKVRSYFRYKGIPHRWIVRDADAQAEYAKYAKLPIVPLVVTPGGEGIQDSTPIIERIEAEHPTPSIHPPDPVSGFVSALLEEFGDEWGNKWMFHFRWARDVDQIASAGRIARGMMPAASDEQHAAMSAQIRERMVNRVFFVGSNEKTAPQIESSLREALGILDAHLATRPYLFGARPAFADLGLFAQLYEAWTDPTVGALVEGRARNVLDWVHRMLWPRAEGEFEPWSALEPTLLPLLQRSVGALFLPWTLANAAALAAGREEFSVALDGREWTQKPQKYHAKSLQALREKYARVADKSALDAVLERANCLAGLRP